From Amycolatopsis sp. YIM 10, the proteins below share one genomic window:
- a CDS encoding methyltransferase, protein MSEESWALHASLPPTLSTAEILEVNPPRNDLHTVRSHTYRDWEFELPPGVFRPGETSKMIHDRLLDGRIPVAGKTYVAMGSGLGVEAVTAGIAGAARIYALDVHPASVAATEAHYRRFVGDTPPLHAIVSDLFTAFPDKAQADVITFNPPAVALKTSEDPDVVRNVCVGAGITARFFDQVLARDLLAPGGEIHLIVSNTANLRDIIAHAIESGFVPEVRERRTWPDDDVQTYLFRLRAKGDTA, encoded by the coding sequence ATGAGCGAAGAATCCTGGGCGCTGCACGCGAGCCTGCCGCCCACGCTGTCCACCGCCGAGATCCTCGAGGTGAACCCACCGAGGAACGACCTGCACACGGTGCGCTCCCACACCTACCGGGACTGGGAGTTCGAGCTGCCGCCCGGCGTCTTCCGGCCGGGGGAGACCAGCAAGATGATCCACGACCGGCTGCTGGACGGCCGGATCCCGGTGGCGGGAAAGACCTACGTGGCCATGGGATCCGGGCTCGGTGTGGAGGCGGTGACCGCCGGGATCGCCGGTGCGGCCCGGATCTACGCGCTCGACGTGCACCCGGCCAGCGTGGCCGCGACCGAGGCGCACTACCGCCGGTTCGTCGGGGACACCCCGCCGCTGCACGCGATCGTGTCCGACCTGTTCACCGCCTTCCCGGACAAGGCGCAGGCCGACGTGATCACCTTCAACCCGCCCGCCGTCGCGCTGAAGACCAGCGAGGACCCGGACGTGGTGCGCAACGTCTGCGTCGGCGCCGGGATCACCGCGCGGTTCTTCGACCAGGTGCTCGCGCGCGATCTGCTGGCACCGGGCGGGGAGATCCACCTGATCGTGTCCAACACGGCGAACCTGCGCGACATCATCGCGCACGCCATCGAAAGCGGGTTCGTCCCGGAGGTCCGGGAACGCCGGACCTGGCCCGACGACGACGTGCAGACGTACCTGTTCCGCCTGCGCGCCAAGGGAGATACGGCCTGA
- a CDS encoding phytanoyl-CoA dioxygenase family protein — MNDPGYRVLPGLFGGDELARLAEAAEVVQREVLAKAASGRTSVEVWPDGHRLESVDGTTLHWEPEAPGTIRSLAPVAHLHPEFEALWTDPRLTAPMADLLGVAEPGPFVSKLNFKRAGVGSEFAWHQDFPFWYCCAGPHARDIATAMIYLDDAGTGNGALSVIPGSHLDGPAPRDLAEPTGLLVDASKVDSSQERVLDLSAGSVLMFPGTLVHRSAPNRSDRDRRTLLFCFQPAGRPRLADLTYRPEMLADLP; from the coding sequence GTGAACGATCCCGGTTACCGGGTCCTACCCGGACTGTTCGGCGGTGACGAACTCGCGCGGCTGGCCGAGGCCGCCGAAGTGGTGCAGCGCGAGGTGCTGGCGAAGGCCGCGTCCGGCCGGACCTCCGTCGAGGTCTGGCCGGACGGGCACCGGCTGGAGAGCGTCGACGGCACCACCCTGCACTGGGAGCCGGAGGCACCGGGGACCATCCGCAGCCTGGCGCCGGTCGCGCACCTGCACCCGGAGTTCGAGGCACTGTGGACGGATCCCCGGCTCACCGCGCCGATGGCGGACCTGCTCGGTGTGGCGGAACCGGGCCCGTTCGTGTCCAAACTGAACTTCAAGCGGGCCGGGGTCGGCTCGGAGTTCGCCTGGCACCAGGACTTCCCGTTCTGGTACTGCTGCGCCGGTCCGCACGCGCGGGACATCGCCACCGCGATGATCTACCTGGACGACGCGGGCACGGGCAACGGCGCGCTGAGCGTGATCCCCGGCAGTCATCTCGACGGACCGGCGCCGCGGGACCTTGCCGAGCCGACCGGCCTGCTGGTCGATGCGTCCAAAGTGGATTCCTCGCAGGAGCGTGTGCTGGACCTGTCGGCCGGTTCGGTGCTGATGTTCCCCGGCACGCTCGTGCACCGGTCCGCGCCCAACCGCAGCGATCGGGATCGGCGCACCCTGTTGTTCTGCTTCCAGCCCGCGGGGCGCCCCCGGCTGGCCGACCTGACTTACCGGCCGGAAATGCTGGCGGACCTGCCATGA
- a CDS encoding pyridoxal-phosphate dependent enzyme yields the protein MHDHFAEAVKEPDLIRVREDLLCVRFETMKIYSALGAVRQLLETGAVRPGDTLIDSSSGIYAHALALACNRYGLHCHIVGSTTIDATLKVQLEILGATLEQVQPSRSLKLDQSLRVRRIAEILRENPSYHWMRQYHDEIHYLGYRAVAEQIDRAVPPGPLSLSGGVGTGASTGAIASYLGELGREVTLIGVQPFGSVTFGAERVADPEMIIAGIGSSIEFENVRHELYDRIHWISFDYAMSAAVDLLRSSGVFAGLSAGAAYLAAHWEHEREPERLHVFLAADTGHRYAESAYSRHREAHDLHRMRPREVGVLSELACPWSAMDWARRPACARDHDVLGVA from the coding sequence ATGCACGACCACTTCGCCGAGGCGGTCAAGGAGCCGGACCTGATCCGGGTCCGCGAAGACCTGCTCTGCGTGCGCTTCGAGACGATGAAGATCTACTCCGCGCTCGGCGCGGTGCGGCAACTGCTCGAAACCGGCGCCGTACGGCCGGGCGACACCCTGATCGACAGCTCCAGCGGCATCTACGCGCACGCGCTCGCGCTGGCGTGCAACCGGTACGGCCTGCACTGCCACATCGTCGGGTCGACCACGATCGACGCCACGTTGAAGGTGCAGCTGGAAATCCTCGGCGCCACGCTCGAACAGGTGCAGCCGTCGCGCAGCCTCAAGCTCGACCAGAGCCTGCGCGTGCGGCGGATCGCCGAGATCCTGCGCGAGAACCCGTCGTACCACTGGATGCGGCAGTACCACGACGAAATCCACTACCTCGGATACCGCGCGGTGGCCGAGCAGATCGACCGGGCGGTGCCGCCCGGCCCGCTCAGCCTGTCCGGCGGGGTCGGCACCGGCGCGTCCACCGGGGCGATCGCGTCCTACCTCGGCGAGCTGGGGCGGGAGGTGACGCTGATCGGCGTGCAGCCCTTCGGCAGCGTCACCTTCGGCGCGGAGCGGGTGGCCGATCCGGAGATGATCATCGCGGGCATCGGCAGCTCGATCGAGTTCGAGAACGTGCGGCACGAGCTGTACGACCGGATCCACTGGATCTCCTTCGACTACGCCATGTCGGCCGCGGTGGACCTGCTGCGTTCCAGCGGGGTGTTCGCCGGGTTGTCGGCGGGCGCGGCCTATCTGGCGGCGCACTGGGAGCACGAGCGAGAGCCGGAGCGGCTGCACGTGTTCCTCGCCGCGGACACCGGGCACCGGTACGCGGAATCGGCCTACAGCAGGCATCGCGAGGCACACGACCTGCACCGGATGCGCCCACGCGAGGTCGGCGTGCTCAGCGAGCTGGCCTGTCCGTGGTCGGCGATGGACTGGGCGCGGCGGCCGGCCTGCGCGCGCGATCACGACGTGCTGGGCGTGGCGTGA
- the trpC gene encoding indole-3-glycerol phosphate synthase TrpC, producing the protein MTVLEDIVEGVRADLATREAELPFDELKRKATEVAPPRDVMAALRESGIGVIAEVKRRSPSKGELASIADPAALAKDYADAGARVISVLTEQRRFGGSLADLDAVRAAVDVPILRKDFVVSPYQVHEARLHGADMVLLIVAALEQNALVALLDRVESLGMTALVEIHNAEEADRALEAGASVIGVNARNLHTLEVDRDVFSRLAPGLPMDVYKVAESGVRGPGDLMSYAGQGADAVLVGEGLVASDDPKAALVKLVTAGSHPACPRPSR; encoded by the coding sequence GTGACTGTTCTCGAAGACATCGTCGAAGGCGTCCGAGCCGACCTCGCCACCCGCGAGGCGGAGCTTCCGTTCGACGAGCTGAAGCGCAAGGCGACCGAGGTCGCGCCTCCGCGCGACGTGATGGCCGCCCTGCGGGAGTCCGGCATCGGCGTCATCGCCGAGGTGAAGCGGCGCAGCCCGTCCAAGGGCGAACTGGCCTCGATCGCGGACCCCGCGGCGCTGGCCAAGGACTACGCCGACGCCGGCGCGCGGGTGATCAGCGTGCTGACCGAGCAGCGCCGCTTCGGCGGTTCGCTGGCCGATCTGGACGCGGTGCGCGCCGCGGTGGACGTGCCGATCCTGCGCAAGGACTTCGTGGTCAGCCCGTACCAGGTGCACGAGGCGCGCCTGCACGGCGCGGACATGGTGCTGCTGATCGTGGCGGCGCTGGAGCAGAACGCGCTGGTGGCCCTGCTGGACCGGGTCGAGTCGCTCGGCATGACCGCGCTGGTGGAGATCCACAACGCCGAGGAGGCCGACCGCGCGCTCGAAGCCGGTGCCTCGGTGATCGGCGTGAACGCGCGCAACCTGCACACCCTCGAGGTGGACCGCGACGTGTTCAGCAGGCTGGCCCCCGGGCTGCCGATGGACGTGTACAAGGTCGCCGAGTCGGGTGTCCGCGGTCCGGGTGACCTGATGTCCTACGCGGGCCAGGGCGCGGACGCGGTGCTGGTCGGTGAGGGCCTGGTCGCCTCCGACGACCCGAAGGCGGCGCTGGTGAAGCTGGTCACCGCCGGTTCGCACCCTGCTTGCCCGAGGCCGAGCCGATGA
- a CDS encoding ABC transporter ATP-binding protein: MSALVEVDSLSARAGDAILLRDIGFRLWPGKVTALVGPSGSGKTTAALSLLGESAPGVRLSGSVTVAGSSVLDGELPRGLRGGVVSYLPQHPGSALNPARRIGTTLRELAKLHRANESTEDVVAEALRAAQLPGDRKLLRRFPHQFSGGQRQRVALAQALVCGPRVLVLDEPSTGLDTVTRLRLAGELAELAATGLAILLLSHQHDLVRALADHVVLLDHGRVAATGTPDEVLGEVAPPAGDWAAPSAAEALLELRGLSASVRPRGRQPILRDIDLALPPGGRIGVVGPSGSGKTTLARCVAGLHERYTGELLLDGRPLPVLRKRRRDLRRRVQYVWQEVRGSFDDRRPVLDQVARTGIRLRGLDSAAARAEAVELLAELGVTEETAARHPDGLSGGELQRAALVRALLAEPEVLVCDEITTALDPGTARKVTTLLARLNEQRGTALLWISHDLGLIAAVTSEVLVLDEGMATGLGQDRPSLDRKESV; the protein is encoded by the coding sequence ATGAGCGCACTGGTCGAAGTGGACAGTCTGAGCGCCCGGGCGGGCGACGCGATCCTGTTGCGGGACATCGGTTTCCGGTTGTGGCCGGGCAAGGTGACCGCGCTGGTCGGACCGTCCGGAAGCGGGAAGACCACGGCGGCGCTGTCCCTGCTCGGCGAGTCCGCGCCCGGGGTGCGGTTGTCCGGATCGGTGACCGTCGCCGGTTCCTCGGTGCTCGACGGCGAACTCCCGCGCGGGCTGCGCGGGGGAGTGGTCTCCTACCTGCCGCAGCACCCCGGCAGCGCGCTCAACCCGGCGCGGCGCATCGGCACCACCCTGCGGGAGCTGGCGAAGCTGCACCGAGCCAACGAGTCCACTGAGGACGTTGTCGCCGAAGCGCTGCGGGCGGCGCAGTTGCCGGGCGACCGCAAGCTGCTCAGGCGCTTCCCGCACCAGTTCTCCGGCGGCCAGCGGCAACGCGTGGCGCTCGCGCAGGCGCTGGTCTGCGGACCGCGGGTGCTGGTGCTCGACGAACCGAGCACGGGCCTCGACACGGTCACCCGGCTGCGGCTGGCCGGTGAGCTGGCCGAACTCGCCGCGACCGGGCTGGCCATCCTGCTGCTCAGCCACCAGCACGACCTCGTACGCGCACTGGCCGACCACGTGGTGCTGCTCGACCACGGCCGGGTCGCCGCCACGGGCACCCCGGACGAGGTGCTCGGCGAGGTGGCGCCACCGGCCGGCGATTGGGCGGCGCCCAGCGCGGCCGAGGCGCTGCTCGAACTGCGCGGGCTGTCCGCGTCGGTGCGCCCGCGCGGACGGCAGCCGATCCTGCGTGACATCGACCTGGCGCTGCCGCCGGGCGGGAGGATCGGCGTGGTCGGCCCGTCTGGCAGCGGGAAGACCACGCTCGCCAGGTGCGTCGCCGGGCTGCACGAGCGGTACACCGGCGAACTGCTGCTGGACGGGCGGCCGTTGCCGGTGCTGCGCAAGCGCCGCCGCGACCTCCGGCGCCGGGTGCAGTACGTCTGGCAGGAGGTCCGCGGCTCGTTCGACGACCGGCGTCCGGTGCTCGACCAGGTCGCCCGCACCGGGATTCGCCTGCGGGGCCTGGATTCCGCGGCGGCGCGGGCCGAAGCCGTCGAACTGCTGGCCGAGCTGGGCGTGACCGAGGAGACCGCCGCCCGGCACCCGGACGGCCTCTCCGGCGGTGAGCTGCAACGGGCCGCGCTCGTGCGCGCCCTGCTCGCCGAACCGGAGGTGCTGGTGTGCGACGAGATCACCACCGCGCTCGATCCGGGCACCGCGCGGAAGGTGACCACCCTGCTCGCGCGGCTGAACGAGCAGCGGGGGACCGCCCTGCTGTGGATCAGCCACGACCTCGGGCTCATCGCCGCGGTGACCAGCGAGGTGCTGGTACTCGACGAGGGGATGGCCACCGGGCTGGGACAGGACCGTCCGAGCCTCGACAGGAAGGAATCGGTATGA
- a CDS encoding ABC transporter substrate-binding protein has product MPIGLTRRGFLGISAGAALVLGGCGGGQGASGAGEPKRGGRLRALFTGGGTRETLDPHAQNLFIDQARHKAIFDKLTELGDDLAPVPRLAERWESNADATVWRFTLRQAMFHDGRPLTGEDVLFSLARILDPAAGDRLARQSLSAIDIGRSRVADPRTVELVTSTPAAELPALLATTGAAIVRAGYADPANPVGTGPFRFVSFEPGRSMVARRFDEHWEGAPHLDELHILSADADARANALQGGQAEYAHEMSPTFARTAEAGRTVKIVAAPGCTTQAFVLKTDRPPFDNPDVALAFKLLADRPRLVEVVLGGKGVPGNDLFGKGYRYYNDTLPQRPRDVAEARSLLTKAGVLNQPVQFFTSTVSAGFVDAATLFAEQAGEAGMRVEVVTGAAETYFKDQLTTGVLGSHRAGAAPIPDYINSRLLSTSPFNATAWKRPEFDAAFAKAQSTVDEVERTKLYHDLQRDLHDRGGLLAWGHPDWINAVAANVHGVQPVPPNTVNWARFDKVWLG; this is encoded by the coding sequence ATGCCGATCGGCCTGACGCGGCGCGGATTTCTCGGAATTTCGGCAGGTGCGGCACTGGTGCTCGGTGGGTGCGGTGGCGGGCAGGGCGCGAGCGGCGCGGGCGAGCCGAAGCGCGGCGGGCGGTTGCGGGCGTTGTTCACCGGCGGCGGTACCAGGGAAACCCTCGACCCGCACGCGCAGAACCTGTTCATCGACCAGGCCAGGCACAAGGCGATCTTCGACAAGCTGACCGAACTCGGCGACGACCTGGCCCCGGTGCCGCGGCTCGCCGAGCGCTGGGAGTCCAATGCGGACGCCACCGTGTGGCGGTTCACCCTCCGCCAGGCGATGTTCCACGATGGACGGCCGCTGACCGGGGAAGACGTGCTGTTCAGCCTGGCCCGGATCCTCGACCCGGCGGCTGGTGACCGGCTGGCGCGACAGTCCCTTTCGGCCATCGACATCGGACGGTCCAGGGTGGCCGATCCACGCACGGTCGAACTGGTGACCAGCACCCCCGCCGCGGAACTGCCCGCGCTGCTGGCCACCACCGGCGCGGCCATCGTGCGCGCCGGTTACGCCGATCCGGCGAATCCCGTGGGCACCGGCCCGTTCCGGTTCGTCTCGTTCGAACCTGGCCGGTCGATGGTGGCCCGCCGCTTCGACGAGCACTGGGAAGGCGCGCCCCACCTCGACGAACTGCACATCCTTTCGGCCGACGCGGACGCGCGCGCGAACGCGTTGCAGGGCGGGCAGGCAGAGTACGCGCACGAGATGTCACCGACCTTCGCGCGAACAGCCGAAGCCGGGCGCACGGTGAAGATCGTGGCCGCGCCAGGGTGCACCACGCAGGCGTTCGTGCTCAAAACCGATCGGCCGCCGTTCGACAATCCCGACGTGGCACTGGCGTTCAAGCTGCTGGCCGACCGGCCGCGACTGGTCGAGGTGGTGCTCGGCGGCAAGGGCGTGCCCGGCAACGACCTGTTCGGCAAGGGCTACCGCTACTACAACGACACTCTGCCGCAGCGCCCGCGTGACGTCGCCGAAGCGCGTTCGCTGCTGACCAAGGCGGGCGTGCTCAACCAGCCCGTGCAGTTCTTCACCTCCACCGTTTCCGCCGGTTTTGTCGACGCCGCGACGCTTTTCGCCGAGCAGGCCGGGGAAGCCGGGATGCGTGTCGAAGTGGTCACCGGGGCCGCCGAGACCTACTTCAAGGACCAGCTGACCACCGGGGTGCTCGGCAGCCACCGGGCCGGGGCCGCGCCGATCCCGGACTACATCAACTCGCGCCTGCTCTCCACCTCGCCGTTCAATGCCACCGCGTGGAAGCGCCCCGAGTTCGACGCCGCCTTCGCCAAGGCTCAGTCCACTGTGGACGAGGTGGAGCGGACGAAGCTCTACCACGACCTGCAGCGCGACCTCCACGACCGCGGCGGCCTGCTCGCCTGGGGGCACCCGGACTGGATCAACGCGGTGGCCGCGAACGTGCACGGGGTCCAGCCGGTGCCGCCGAACACGGTGAACTGGGCCCGTTTCGACAAGGTGTGGCTGGGCTGA
- the trpA gene encoding tryptophan synthase subunit alpha codes for MSELDEVFRQAKAENRAALVGYLPAGYPTVDGSKDLLSAIIDGGADLVEVGVPYSDPVMDGPTIQAAADAALAGGFRLKHLFEVVESVSARGGKAVVMTYWNPVHRYGVDAFARDLAAAGGLGMITPDLIPDEAEDWFAASEAHGLDRIFLIAPSSTEERVHRTVQASTGFVYATALMGVTGARETVDAAASKLVDRARAHTDLPIGVGLGVRSGAQAAEVAGFADAVIVGSALVTAAAEGVDAVRALSGELADGVRKAPTPA; via the coding sequence GTGAGCGAGCTGGACGAGGTCTTCCGCCAGGCCAAGGCGGAGAACCGGGCCGCGCTGGTCGGCTACCTCCCGGCCGGTTACCCGACCGTGGACGGTTCGAAGGACCTGCTCTCGGCGATCATCGACGGCGGTGCCGACCTGGTCGAGGTGGGCGTGCCCTACTCCGACCCGGTGATGGACGGGCCGACCATCCAGGCCGCCGCGGACGCCGCGCTGGCCGGCGGCTTCCGGCTCAAGCACCTGTTCGAGGTGGTCGAGTCGGTGTCCGCGCGCGGTGGCAAGGCCGTGGTGATGACCTACTGGAACCCGGTGCACCGCTACGGCGTGGACGCGTTCGCGCGTGACCTGGCCGCGGCCGGTGGCCTCGGCATGATCACCCCGGACCTGATCCCGGACGAGGCGGAGGACTGGTTCGCCGCCTCCGAGGCGCACGGGCTGGACCGCATCTTCCTGATCGCGCCCTCGTCGACCGAGGAGCGCGTGCACCGCACGGTCCAGGCGAGCACCGGCTTTGTCTACGCCACCGCGCTGATGGGCGTCACCGGCGCGCGGGAGACCGTGGACGCGGCCGCGTCGAAGCTGGTCGACCGCGCCAGGGCGCACACGGACCTGCCGATCGGCGTCGGCCTCGGGGTGCGCTCCGGGGCGCAGGCCGCCGAGGTGGCCGGGTTCGCCGACGCGGTGATCGTCGGCTCCGCACTGGTCACCGCCGCCGCCGAGGGCGTCGACGCGGTGCGGGCGCTCTCCGGTGAACTGGCCGACGGGGTGCGGAAGGCGCCGACCCCCGCCTGA
- a CDS encoding ABC transporter permease: protein MRGYVAQRLGLAVVQLMVLSVLVFALTALLPGDAADVRFDESASPEQVAILRAELGLDRPAVERFFDWAGGVLTGDLGVSLVNGQPVAEIIGGSVGATLVLAAATLAVVVPLAALLGALAGVFEGGRLDRTITSVTLVLTAIPDFVLALLLISVLSLQLGWLPATWVGATGEDLLTSPELLVLPVLVLFLRTVCTLSRQVRAGTITSLHAGYVVQARRLGVPRKSLLLRHVLPNAAVPGVQELARVGDNLLGGVLVVEAIFAIPGFATALIDGVEARDVPVVQGLTLVLAVAALLVNLAADLVCNRLVPRTEVLR, encoded by the coding sequence GTGCGTGGATACGTCGCACAGCGGCTGGGACTGGCCGTGGTGCAGCTGATGGTGCTCTCGGTGCTGGTCTTCGCGTTGACCGCGCTGCTGCCGGGCGACGCCGCCGACGTGCGCTTCGACGAGAGCGCGTCCCCGGAGCAGGTCGCCATCCTGCGCGCCGAACTGGGGCTCGACCGGCCCGCGGTCGAGCGGTTCTTCGACTGGGCCGGCGGGGTGCTCACCGGCGATCTGGGCGTGTCGCTGGTCAACGGGCAGCCGGTGGCCGAGATCATCGGTGGCTCGGTGGGTGCCACGCTGGTGCTCGCGGCGGCCACGCTGGCCGTGGTGGTGCCGCTGGCCGCACTGCTCGGGGCGCTGGCGGGGGTGTTCGAGGGCGGCAGGCTCGACCGGACGATCACCTCGGTCACCCTGGTGCTCACCGCGATCCCGGACTTCGTGCTGGCGCTGCTGCTGATTTCGGTGCTGTCACTGCAACTCGGCTGGCTACCGGCCACCTGGGTCGGCGCCACCGGCGAGGACCTGCTGACCAGCCCCGAACTGCTGGTGCTGCCGGTGCTGGTGTTGTTCCTCCGCACCGTCTGCACGCTTTCGCGGCAGGTCCGCGCGGGCACGATCACCTCGCTGCACGCGGGGTACGTGGTACAGGCACGACGACTCGGTGTGCCGCGGAAATCCTTGCTGCTGCGGCACGTGCTGCCGAATGCCGCGGTGCCCGGGGTGCAGGAGCTGGCCCGCGTCGGCGACAACCTGCTCGGCGGGGTGCTGGTGGTGGAGGCGATCTTCGCCATTCCCGGGTTCGCCACCGCGTTGATCGACGGGGTCGAAGCGCGGGACGTGCCGGTGGTGCAGGGGCTGACGCTGGTGCTCGCGGTCGCCGCGCTGCTGGTCAACCTCGCCGCCGATCTCGTCTGCAACCGGCTCGTGCCGCGGACGGAGGTGCTGCGGTGA
- a CDS encoding ABC transporter permease codes for MKRLMTGISVALLAVPVLIALAGPLLADAFARPPGLPYSGDGPLGTDGLGRDVFGMLLLGGRTTLGVALLAVVFAYLAGGLIGLVAASTRRRVLDEALIRPLDILLPLPSLLVISVVAVGWRGDPLAIALVVGAVNVPTVARLVRAAALDAASGPAVEALRMQGESWARIQFGFVARSALPPVLADIGTRITLAVFIVASANFLGLGLNPTSPDWAVTVSRNREGLLLQPWAVLAPAAMIVAFTLGLNLLADRLLAGRREVVAA; via the coding sequence GTGAAGCGCCTGATGACCGGGATCTCGGTGGCACTGCTGGCGGTGCCGGTGCTGATCGCGCTGGCCGGTCCGCTGCTGGCCGACGCGTTCGCACGCCCGCCCGGCCTGCCCTACAGCGGCGACGGGCCGCTGGGCACCGACGGGCTCGGCCGGGACGTGTTCGGCATGCTGCTCCTCGGCGGTCGCACCACGCTCGGCGTCGCGTTGCTCGCGGTGGTTTTTGCTTATCTCGCAGGTGGTTTGATCGGGCTGGTGGCCGCGTCGACCCGTCGCCGGGTACTGGACGAGGCGCTGATCCGGCCGCTGGACATCCTGCTGCCGCTGCCGTCGCTGCTGGTGATCAGCGTGGTCGCGGTCGGCTGGCGCGGGGATCCGCTGGCCATCGCGCTGGTGGTCGGCGCGGTGAATGTGCCGACCGTGGCGCGGTTGGTGCGCGCGGCCGCGCTGGACGCGGCGAGCGGACCGGCCGTGGAGGCGTTGCGCATGCAGGGCGAGTCGTGGGCCCGCATCCAATTCGGTTTCGTGGCACGTTCGGCGTTGCCGCCGGTGCTGGCCGACATCGGTACTCGCATCACGCTCGCGGTGTTCATCGTGGCGTCGGCGAACTTCCTCGGCCTCGGACTGAACCCGACCTCGCCGGACTGGGCGGTGACCGTCTCGCGCAACCGGGAGGGCCTGCTGCTGCAACCGTGGGCGGTGCTCGCACCCGCCGCGATGATCGTCGCCTTCACGCTCGGGCTGAACCTGCTCGCCGACCGCTTGCTCGCCGGGCGCCGGGAGGTGGTCGCGGCATGA
- the trpB gene encoding tryptophan synthase subunit beta, which translates to MSPAVRGSGGRPPSNDPEEPTKQHERTEHDPDAKGHFGPYGGRFMPEALIAAMDELSAEYDKARLDPEFTGEFARLLRDYAGRPSLLTEAPRFAAHAGGARIFLKREDLNHTGSHKINNVLGQALLTRRMGKKRVIAETGAGQHGVATATACALLDLDCVVYMGEVDTQRQALNVARMKLLGAEVIPVKTGSRTLKDAINEALRDWVTNVDTTHYLLGTAAGGHPFPVMVRNFHKIIGEEARRQILEQAGRLPDVVAACVGGGSNAIGIFHGFIDDPEVRLVGLEPGGKGLDSGEHGATLTEGTPGMLHGALSYLLQDEDGQTIEAYSISAGLDYPGVGPEHSWLKDTGRAEYRAVTDAEAMEAMKLLSRTEGIIPAVESAHALAGAIKLGQELGEDGLIVVNLSGRGDKDMDTAAKFFGLVPEEELS; encoded by the coding sequence ATGAGTCCGGCAGTTCGGGGGTCCGGGGGTCGTCCCCCGAGCAATGACCCGGAGGAACCGACGAAGCAGCACGAGCGGACCGAGCACGATCCGGACGCCAAGGGCCACTTCGGCCCGTACGGCGGCCGGTTCATGCCGGAGGCCCTGATCGCCGCGATGGACGAGCTGTCCGCGGAGTACGACAAGGCCCGGCTCGACCCGGAGTTCACCGGTGAGTTCGCCCGCCTGCTGCGGGACTACGCCGGTCGCCCGTCGCTGCTGACCGAGGCGCCGCGGTTCGCCGCGCACGCCGGTGGTGCCCGGATCTTCCTCAAGCGCGAGGACCTCAACCACACCGGTTCCCACAAGATCAACAACGTGCTGGGCCAGGCGTTGCTCACCCGCCGGATGGGCAAGAAGCGGGTCATCGCGGAGACCGGGGCCGGCCAGCACGGGGTGGCCACCGCCACCGCCTGCGCGCTGCTGGACCTCGACTGCGTGGTCTACATGGGCGAGGTGGACACCCAGCGCCAGGCGCTGAACGTGGCCAGGATGAAGCTGCTCGGCGCCGAGGTGATCCCGGTCAAGACCGGTTCGCGCACGCTGAAGGACGCGATCAACGAGGCCCTGCGCGACTGGGTGACCAACGTCGACACCACGCACTACCTGCTGGGCACCGCGGCAGGCGGGCACCCGTTCCCGGTGATGGTGCGCAACTTCCACAAGATCATCGGCGAGGAGGCCCGCCGTCAGATCCTGGAGCAGGCCGGTCGCCTGCCGGACGTGGTCGCGGCGTGTGTCGGCGGCGGGTCGAACGCCATCGGCATCTTCCACGGCTTCATCGACGACCCGGAGGTCCGGCTGGTCGGGCTGGAGCCGGGCGGCAAGGGCCTGGACAGCGGGGAGCACGGCGCCACGCTGACCGAGGGCACGCCGGGCATGCTGCACGGCGCGCTGTCCTACCTGCTGCAGGACGAGGACGGTCAGACCATCGAGGCCTACTCGATCTCCGCCGGGCTCGACTACCCCGGTGTCGGCCCCGAGCACTCGTGGCTCAAGGACACCGGGCGGGCCGAGTACCGCGCGGTGACCGACGCCGAGGCGATGGAGGCGATGAAGCTGCTGTCGCGGACCGAGGGCATCATCCCGGCCGTCGAGTCCGCGCACGCGCTCGCCGGCGCCATCAAGCTGGGCCAGGAGCTGGGCGAGGACGGCCTGATCGTGGTGAACCTCTCCGGTCGCGGCGACAAGGACATGGACACCGCGGCGAAGTTCTTCGGCCTGGTGCCCGAGGAGGAGCTGTCGTGA